GATTGATGTGATGAATCTCACTAATTCATAGGAGACAAGACATAATATCAATTCTAACAGTATGCATAAGACCACAACCAATAAATGAACTTTAGATGGAAATCAACGGAACAGGACCTGATTGGGAGAACCTTCCAATGTGCCTGTCATCTTTACTCATGGTCTTATCCACCAAATTAGCAAGGCCTCTGTCAATTGAAGGATCCTATGGTTCTTACACTCACAAACATGTTCATGTCTTTATTTAATTAAGTAGTCGTTTGTTTCAGGACTCAGATGGTATGAGTAATAGCTCCACCCCTCTTACTGTCTCTTTTCTGTTATTTGTATTAAGCGGGGTGGAGCTATTACTCATAACAAAAAAGAGACAAGAGGGGTGGAACTATTAAGCGGCATCAGTTGGTGAATAATAGAAATTCACACTCAATAAGAGATACTCTATTTATTGAAACAAACCAATATGAAAAGACATGTTTGATCACCTGAACAGCCAAACTGGCATTCTTAAGTAACTGAACCAACTTTTCTTCCCAGCACCAAGAAAAGAGACTCCATCTGCTTATCCAACTTGAATCCTGCCATCTCTGTCTCTTTGCAGAGCTCCTTACACTTCGCCAACCTCCCTGAAACTGCATATATCTTGATCAAATTCCGGTATATATCATACGTTGGACTGAAACCTGCATCCTTGAGTCGTGAGAAATATCTTACAGCCCTTGAGAGATCATTCAAATAGACAAACAGTTTTATGACAACACGATAAGCTGGAAGATCAAAGAGACAATTTGATCCCTCCATTTCCCAGACGAGTGCAAGTGCCTCCCTGTATTTCTTCTCAGAGTGGCGGCTATGGATCATAGTAGTGTACATGACCACACTCAGGTCACGTCCAGATTCCCTGTACCAGTTAAAGAGACTCTCAACAATATCAAATTTCTTGAGTCTAATACAGACCTTCATAACTGCTGTACAATCCTGCTGCTCCAGTTGCAGATCATCTATGTTTGCAAGCTCATCTAGCAAAGCCAAAACAAGATTATATTTGTCTGGGTTCTTCCCAAGCTCTAGTATCAGCTTTGCATGGATGCTTGGGTCTAGTGTTCTTTTATTATCCTTGGCAACCAAGAGAAGCTTCCTAGCTAGATTCAAATTGCCTCCTCTTATAAAACCCCTTGCCATTGCCTCAATTACAGTCCGACTGGCTGAACTCATAAACTTCTCCAAGTCAAAAGGCATTTTCAGTCCATGGGCCCTTGCTAAAATCTCAATGGTTGAAGCAAGGATGCGGTCATCCGGGAAGAGATGAGATTGTTTTTGAGCCCAGCAGAAGGTCTGCAGAGCTCTCTGT
This portion of the Macadamia integrifolia cultivar HAES 741 unplaced genomic scaffold, SCU_Mint_v3 scaffold3223, whole genome shotgun sequence genome encodes:
- the LOC122067911 gene encoding pentatricopeptide repeat-containing protein At2g01860 codes for the protein MDSLLAASYHKSTTAQLQIFRFKPFTKPEFSRNSLSLFKIGATIRSGQPHSHRKPPKNLRYPRRPKLPPDPVVNKFIKKRTSGADPPQRHPNCERPESSDNDDAAEEYDTAATVDDDPVWSSDEIEAISSLFQGRIAQKPGSLYRERPLPLPLRCKLGPLRLPTSKKHVRMISPLSSRLSLSKQAYKNPDFLLGLAREIRRLPSDKDASEILNKWVQFLRKGSLSLTIRELGHMGLPQRALQTFCWAQKQSHLFPDDRILASTIEILARAHGLKMPFDLEKFMSSASRTVIEAMARGFIRGGNLNLARKLLLVAKDNKRTLDPSIHAKLILELGKNPDKYNLVLALLDELANIDDLQLEQQDCTAVMKVCIRLKKFDIVESLFNWYRESGRDLSVVMYTTMIHSRHSEKKYREALALVWEMEGSNCLFDLPAYRVVIKLFVYLNDLSRAVRYFSRLKDAGFSPTYDIYRNLIKIYAVSGRLAKCKELCKETEMAGFKLDKQMESLFLVLGRKVGSVT